The Sphingobium aromaticiconvertens genome has a segment encoding these proteins:
- a CDS encoding nuclear transport factor 2 family protein, whose translation MSDPEANKAVAHRYMKALIDGDIATIEGLQHPDVKWWILGFGDMDRATFVGAVASGLMTAEKREAEITGLTAEGDRVAVECHAKMTFADGKVYANQYHNLLVIRDGLIVEGREYMDTRASAAAFG comes from the coding sequence ATGTCCGATCCCGAGGCCAACAAGGCGGTGGCGCACCGCTATATGAAAGCGCTAATAGACGGTGACATCGCGACCATCGAGGGGCTTCAGCACCCGGATGTGAAATGGTGGATACTGGGCTTCGGTGATATGGATCGCGCGACCTTCGTCGGCGCGGTCGCGAGCGGGCTTATGACGGCCGAGAAACGCGAGGCCGAGATCACGGGTCTGACGGCGGAGGGCGACCGCGTCGCGGTCGAATGCCACGCCAAGATGACGTTCGCCGACGGCAAGGTCTACGCCAACCAATATCATAATCTCCTCGTGATCCGCGACGGCCTTATCGTCGAGGGACGCGAATATATGGATACGCGCGCCTCCGCCGCCGCTTTCGGCTGA
- a CDS encoding molybdopterin-containing oxidoreductase family protein, which produces MTEIRTGICKVCWAACPIEVTVEDGRATKVVGDRNSPLYRGYTCPKGRAMPEGHYAPGRILHPQKRMPDGSYVSIPMTQAIDEIAERLDAIMAEHGTDAVAVYPGNGNLSNPINPVIGAMFIMALGTYPDRFFSVQTIDQAGKVIAQALHGRWMAGPNPFASSETWIMVGTNPVISKQGLVVNPGQTVKQAVKDGMKLIVVDPRETESAAHAFLHLQAQPGQDPTLLAGFLHVILGEGLYDAAFVAENAVGLEALKTAVAGFTPAHVATVTGVSEDDILLAARTFAMAKSGCVVTATGAHFPLHGTLAEYLALSINTVCGRWVRAGQSHSQPHVLLPAVDIRAQPYAPYTPWDHSVVSRINGLPRTVVGAPTGTLPDEILTPGKGQVRALICSGSNPAVSLPDQNRAGRALAALDLLVAIDVEMSNTARMADYVIPDRMAMETPGCTQFTESMKYYGIWTGGFEVPYAMYSPAIVPPPKGSDTIESWEFFYEVAKRMGLQIVYFGNGAGTGEHWDKHPVPFPLPLDRRPTTEEMFEAMCAGSRVPLDEVKRHPHGKVYDELDLRVLPRAADCAAMLQIADPVMMAELAVVLAKNGDTAVPTAEYPLLLTPRRANEMMNSIGRNNAKLVARRAYNPAFLHPSTMALYDVAQGDVIRIRSEHGEVEGIAEPETRLRPGTLSMSHCFGTNPDEENDAHGQGACTSRLMDANADYDPIFGQPKMGAIPVSIRAIERAVQPALA; this is translated from the coding sequence ATGACGGAAATTCGCACGGGTATCTGCAAAGTCTGCTGGGCTGCTTGCCCCATCGAGGTCACCGTCGAGGATGGGCGCGCGACCAAGGTCGTGGGCGATCGCAACTCGCCGCTCTACCGCGGCTATACCTGCCCCAAGGGCCGCGCCATGCCGGAGGGGCATTATGCGCCGGGCCGTATACTGCATCCGCAGAAACGCATGCCGGACGGCTCCTATGTGTCGATCCCCATGACGCAGGCGATCGATGAGATCGCCGAGCGGCTGGACGCGATCATGGCGGAACACGGAACCGACGCGGTCGCCGTCTATCCCGGCAACGGCAACCTGAGCAATCCGATCAATCCGGTTATTGGCGCGATGTTCATCATGGCGTTGGGAACGTATCCGGATCGTTTCTTCTCTGTCCAGACGATCGATCAGGCGGGGAAGGTGATCGCGCAGGCATTGCACGGGCGCTGGATGGCGGGGCCAAATCCGTTCGCCTCGTCGGAAACCTGGATCATGGTCGGCACCAATCCCGTGATCTCGAAACAGGGCTTGGTGGTGAATCCCGGCCAGACGGTGAAGCAGGCCGTGAAGGATGGCATGAAGCTCATCGTGGTCGATCCGCGCGAAACGGAATCGGCGGCGCACGCCTTCCTGCACCTTCAGGCGCAGCCCGGTCAGGACCCAACGCTGCTCGCCGGTTTCCTGCACGTCATCCTGGGCGAAGGGCTCTATGACGCGGCGTTCGTCGCCGAAAACGCGGTCGGCCTTGAGGCGCTCAAAACCGCGGTTGCCGGCTTCACCCCCGCCCATGTCGCGACCGTGACCGGCGTTTCCGAAGACGACATTTTGCTCGCCGCCCGCACATTTGCGATGGCGAAGAGCGGCTGCGTCGTCACCGCGACGGGCGCGCATTTCCCGTTGCACGGCACGCTCGCCGAATATCTCGCACTCTCCATCAATACGGTGTGCGGACGCTGGGTGCGGGCAGGACAGTCGCACAGCCAGCCGCACGTTCTGCTGCCTGCGGTCGATATCCGCGCGCAGCCCTATGCGCCGTACACGCCGTGGGACCACAGCGTGGTGAGCCGTATTAACGGCTTGCCAAGGACGGTCGTTGGCGCGCCGACGGGCACGCTGCCCGACGAAATACTGACGCCGGGCAAGGGGCAGGTTCGTGCCCTCATTTGTTCGGGGAGCAATCCGGCGGTGTCGCTGCCGGATCAGAACCGCGCCGGTCGCGCGCTCGCCGCGCTCGATCTGCTGGTCGCAATCGATGTCGAGATGTCCAACACGGCGCGGATGGCGGACTATGTGATTCCAGATCGCATGGCGATGGAAACGCCGGGCTGCACGCAGTTCACCGAGTCCATGAAATATTACGGGATCTGGACTGGCGGTTTCGAGGTTCCCTACGCGATGTATTCCCCGGCTATCGTACCACCGCCGAAGGGGTCCGATACCATAGAGAGTTGGGAATTCTTCTACGAGGTTGCCAAGCGGATGGGCCTGCAGATCGTCTATTTCGGCAATGGCGCCGGTACGGGCGAACATTGGGACAAGCATCCCGTGCCGTTTCCGCTCCCGCTCGACAGGCGGCCGACGACGGAAGAAATGTTCGAAGCGATGTGCGCGGGATCGCGTGTACCGCTCGACGAGGTGAAGCGCCATCCGCATGGTAAGGTCTACGACGAACTGGATCTGAGGGTCCTGCCACGCGCGGCGGACTGCGCCGCGATGCTGCAAATCGCCGATCCTGTGATGATGGCCGAACTGGCGGTCGTGCTGGCGAAGAACGGGGACACGGCGGTTCCGACTGCCGAATATCCGCTGCTTCTGACGCCGCGGCGCGCGAACGAGATGATGAATTCAATCGGCCGGAACAACGCCAAACTCGTCGCGCGCAGGGCCTATAATCCGGCCTTCCTGCATCCATCGACCATGGCGCTGTACGATGTCGCGCAGGGCGATGTGATCCGCATCCGATCGGAGCATGGCGAGGTGGAAGGCATCGCCGAACCCGAGACGCGTCTGCGGCCGGGTACGTTATCGATGTCGCATTGTTTCGGCACTAACCCGGACGAGGAGAATGACGCCCACGGACAAGGCGCCTGCACGTCGCGGCTGATGGACGCCAATGCGGACTACGATCCGATCTTTGGGCAACCGAAAATGGGGGCGATCCCCGTGAGCATCCGGGCGATAGAACGCGCCGTCCAGCCAGCGCTGGCGTAG
- a CDS encoding phosphotransferase family protein has product MVEATPRGYPARQERLPDDLSAITAGWLERTLANRYPGIAIDRLEIVEVIEGHTTKVRIEIGGGAPLPSKLCLKSNWSGSPLSGEANVNEARFYKDLSEGLALPAPDCFYADWDEDDEGKQGLLVLGDMSYWGGEFGLSAKPITVAQAMRGVEALARLHGQTWGDPRLDRAGWLYTAMAPENVVDDYWMLMESHFHRVNRLPERVAIFPDWFAHDPDKLRSAWLQLRDHDLALPGPRCLVHGDAHLGNTYGLADGGRLFLDWQIVRKGHPFRDYSYFAIGSITIADRRAAEKDLLRHYLAALASHGVEIAFDAAWEDYRRWVVWGLIAWQSNINPQQDTMASLERFCAAAKDLKMDELYDL; this is encoded by the coding sequence GTGGTCGAGGCGACACCGCGGGGCTATCCCGCACGGCAGGAGCGCCTGCCGGACGACCTGTCGGCGATCACTGCCGGGTGGCTCGAACGGACGTTGGCGAACCGATATCCCGGCATTGCGATCGATCGCCTCGAGATTGTCGAGGTGATCGAGGGCCACACGACCAAGGTGCGGATAGAGATTGGCGGCGGTGCCCCGCTGCCGTCGAAACTTTGCCTCAAATCGAATTGGTCCGGCAGCCCGCTGAGCGGCGAGGCGAATGTCAACGAAGCGCGCTTCTACAAGGATCTTTCGGAAGGCCTCGCGCTGCCGGCTCCGGATTGTTTCTATGCGGACTGGGACGAGGACGACGAAGGCAAGCAGGGCCTGCTCGTGCTCGGCGACATGAGCTATTGGGGCGGCGAGTTCGGGCTTTCCGCCAAGCCTATCACGGTAGCGCAGGCGATGAGGGGCGTGGAGGCGCTGGCGCGGCTGCACGGTCAAACCTGGGGCGATCCGCGGCTCGATCGCGCCGGCTGGCTCTATACCGCGATGGCGCCGGAGAATGTCGTCGATGATTACTGGATGCTGATGGAGAGCCATTTCCATCGCGTGAACCGCCTGCCGGAGCGAGTTGCTATTTTTCCCGACTGGTTCGCGCACGACCCGGACAAGCTGCGCTCCGCCTGGCTGCAATTGCGCGACCATGATCTTGCGCTGCCCGGCCCGCGCTGCCTGGTGCATGGCGACGCGCATCTGGGCAACACCTATGGGCTCGCCGACGGCGGCCGGCTGTTCCTCGACTGGCAGATCGTGCGCAAGGGCCACCCGTTTCGCGACTATAGCTATTTCGCGATAGGATCGATCACAATCGCGGATCGGCGTGCGGCCGAGAAGGATTTGCTGCGGCATTATCTCGCGGCGCTGGCGAGCCACGGTGTCGAGATCGCGTTCGATGCCGCCTGGGAGGATTATCGCCGTTGGGTGGTGTGGGGGCTGATCGCGTGGCAATCGAACATCAATCCGCAACAGGATACGATGGCCTCGCTCGAACGCTTCTGTGCGGCGGCCAAGGATTTGAAGATGGACGAACTCTACGATCTCTAG
- a CDS encoding MFS transporter — MAHPLNVVAEPVLAAGIDAAPLSPGTVLRLGRRMILLSALSQNIGTGLMFGSFGTLVVDIERKMEVERGLSTAGAALVILTIGAIAPFLGVLMRKFGLRALMMTGALLCGSGYLAAALATNIVALLLAYALLVGPGIAMLGIAVPTSLVANWFVLGRGKAIGIVNMPIAVALVPPVTAALLPWLGLSGVYLVLAGTSVLLIPGLFWVIDHPERIGLKPHGEAPEATFDAAAKPIGAGALIRTGDYWLLGLAAAILGGGGATLATHIMPMAIGEGTAPALAALLISVLGASGVAGSLLYGMLADKIGGGRALALNAAIQAVLWCVLLVPMAFPLRLLLAALIGINAGGMMSTLGTAMSQRFGTAALGSALGLWSLMNLPFTVGMPPFAGALYARSGGYGIAFQVQITLFLVAAALATLAARRAAQSGLISSPASG, encoded by the coding sequence ATGGCACATCCGTTGAACGTGGTTGCAGAGCCGGTGCTGGCGGCGGGTATCGATGCGGCGCCGCTGTCGCCGGGCACCGTGCTACGCCTGGGACGACGGATGATCCTGCTTTCCGCGCTGTCGCAGAACATCGGCACGGGGCTGATGTTCGGATCGTTCGGCACGCTGGTCGTGGATATTGAGCGCAAGATGGAGGTCGAGCGGGGGCTGAGTACGGCGGGTGCTGCGCTCGTAATCCTCACGATCGGCGCGATTGCGCCGTTTCTGGGCGTGCTGATGCGCAAATTCGGGCTCCGTGCGCTGATGATGACAGGCGCTTTGCTCTGCGGATCGGGTTATCTCGCGGCGGCGCTCGCGACGAACATCGTGGCGCTGCTGCTCGCCTATGCGCTGCTCGTCGGTCCCGGTATCGCGATGCTGGGGATTGCCGTGCCGACGTCACTCGTCGCGAACTGGTTCGTGCTGGGGCGGGGCAAGGCGATCGGGATCGTCAATATGCCGATCGCGGTGGCTCTGGTGCCGCCGGTCACGGCCGCGCTGCTGCCGTGGCTGGGGTTGTCCGGCGTCTATCTGGTTCTTGCCGGCACGTCGGTGCTGCTGATTCCAGGCCTTTTCTGGGTGATCGACCATCCCGAGCGGATCGGGCTGAAGCCGCATGGCGAGGCGCCGGAAGCAACATTCGATGCGGCTGCCAAGCCGATCGGCGCGGGCGCACTGATCCGTACCGGGGATTACTGGCTGCTCGGCCTGGCGGCGGCGATCCTGGGAGGCGGGGGTGCAACGCTCGCGACACACATCATGCCGATGGCGATAGGAGAGGGAACCGCGCCCGCGCTCGCAGCGCTGCTGATTTCGGTGCTGGGCGCTTCAGGAGTAGCAGGTTCGCTGCTCTATGGCATGTTGGCGGACAAGATCGGTGGCGGCCGCGCGCTAGCGCTCAATGCGGCGATCCAGGCGGTGTTGTGGTGCGTGCTGCTCGTTCCGATGGCCTTTCCGCTGCGGCTGCTGCTGGCGGCACTGATCGGCATCAACGCCGGCGGGATGATGTCGACGCTGGGAACGGCGATGTCGCAGCGGTTCGGGACGGCCGCGCTGGGCAGCGCGCTAGGGCTGTGGAGCCTGATGAACCTGCCCTTCACCGTCGGTATGCCGCCATTCGCCGGGGCGCTCTATGCGCGATCCGGAGGATATGGCATCGCGTTCCAGGTCCAGATTACGTTGTTCCTCGTGGCGGCGGCATTGGCGACGCTGGCGGCGCGACGGGCCGCTCAGTCCGGCTTGATCTCCAGCCCGGCGAGCGGGTGA
- a CDS encoding phosphotransferase: protein MTETTTGVPDYDDAAVARIHAFVETVTGGKIVRIERQVRWRPAWFADVEKDGEIIALHLRGDRAGDVAIFPDLKRESDIIEVLTAHGVPAPKIYGYLADPPCIVMESIPGTRDLSGLPQEALGSIGRDYMAAVAAMHAVPLDAFAAIGIHAPETAEDIALIGLNTYLPQYARTKRRPEPLLEFVIGWLRRNVPKHRTKASFVQFDSGQFLVKDGRLTKLYDFEFGMIGDPFVDIATMGMRNSIEPLGASLAELCLNYEASTGEPVDHDVILFHILQFSTLGTMQFTGTVAQPVPGDPHSVYIEWDLSLRKSMLLALSALTGVALPVLEPLAERTGDNVALIAKLADTVTRIAPAAAIDEAQKEQAVQLIEALARVDVMGGAAVARDITDVSAYLGRAFDEWPAAAAALEKHIQTAGPAEDVALITLLGTIEGRRMQVYEPTAIAGSARDVVLPQTR, encoded by the coding sequence ATGACCGAGACGACGACCGGAGTTCCCGATTATGACGACGCGGCCGTCGCGCGCATCCACGCATTCGTGGAGACGGTGACTGGCGGCAAGATCGTCCGTATCGAGCGGCAGGTACGCTGGCGTCCGGCCTGGTTCGCGGATGTCGAGAAGGACGGCGAGATCATTGCGCTTCACCTGCGCGGCGATCGTGCGGGCGACGTTGCGATTTTCCCCGACCTGAAGCGAGAATCCGATATCATCGAGGTGCTCACCGCCCACGGCGTGCCCGCACCCAAAATCTATGGCTATCTCGCCGATCCTCCGTGCATCGTAATGGAGTCGATCCCCGGCACGCGCGATCTTTCCGGGTTACCGCAGGAGGCGCTGGGATCGATCGGGCGCGACTATATGGCGGCGGTAGCGGCCATGCACGCGGTGCCGCTGGATGCGTTCGCTGCGATCGGGATACATGCCCCCGAGACGGCGGAGGACATCGCGCTGATCGGGCTCAACACCTATCTGCCGCAATATGCGCGCACCAAGCGCCGGCCTGAGCCGTTGCTGGAATTCGTGATCGGATGGCTGCGGCGCAACGTGCCCAAGCACCGGACCAAGGCAAGCTTCGTCCAGTTCGATTCCGGTCAATTCCTGGTCAAGGACGGGAGATTGACCAAACTCTATGATTTTGAGTTCGGAATGATCGGCGATCCGTTCGTGGACATCGCGACGATGGGGATGCGCAACAGCATCGAGCCATTGGGCGCGTCCCTAGCCGAACTCTGCCTCAATTATGAGGCATCGACCGGCGAACCTGTCGATCACGACGTTATCCTCTTTCACATCCTGCAATTCTCCACGCTCGGCACGATGCAGTTCACCGGCACTGTCGCCCAACCCGTGCCGGGCGATCCGCATTCGGTCTATATCGAGTGGGATTTGTCGCTCAGGAAATCGATGCTGCTTGCGCTTTCGGCGCTGACCGGCGTCGCGTTGCCCGTGCTGGAGCCGCTTGCAGAGCGTACGGGCGACAATGTCGCGCTGATCGCCAAGCTTGCCGATACGGTCACGCGGATCGCGCCGGCCGCCGCGATCGACGAGGCGCAGAAGGAGCAGGCCGTGCAGTTGATCGAAGCGCTTGCCCGCGTCGATGTAATGGGCGGCGCGGCAGTCGCCCGCGATATCACCGACGTATCTGCCTATCTTGGGCGGGCGTTCGACGAGTGGCCCGCTGCGGCCGCAGCGCTCGAAAAGCATATCCAGACGGCTGGGCCAGCGGAGGATGTGGCGCTGATCACGCTGCTCGGCACGATTGAGGGCCGGCGCATGCAGGTCTATGAACCGACCGCGATCGCGGGTTCTGCCCGAGACGTCGTACTACCGCAGACGCGCTGA
- a CDS encoding SDR family oxidoreductase has product MKRLEGKVAFLTGAAGGIGAATARRFVAEGARVALADLNGDAAQALADEIGEAAIAFGVDIGEEAAFKAAIDATATAFGRLDILFNNAALTDMATMIGDSNAVDISNEIWERTLHVNVTGYLYGCRHAIPHIAAAGGGSIINMASGSGMLGDQARIAYGTSKAAVISMTKYLATQHGHQKIRCNGIAPGPIVTPHSRAVGGAEFAIIARHMPMGELGEPADIAALASFLAAKESRYINGQIITIDGGMSAHHAHVMDMQDHVARLAAAASPQPVGA; this is encoded by the coding sequence ATGAAGAGGTTAGAGGGCAAGGTCGCGTTCCTGACCGGGGCGGCGGGCGGCATCGGTGCGGCGACCGCGAGGCGATTCGTCGCGGAAGGCGCCAGGGTCGCGCTTGCGGACCTGAACGGCGATGCCGCGCAGGCGCTGGCGGACGAGATCGGCGAAGCGGCGATCGCATTCGGCGTAGACATCGGTGAAGAGGCTGCGTTTAAGGCGGCGATCGACGCGACCGCCACCGCATTCGGTCGGCTCGACATCCTGTTCAACAACGCCGCGCTCACCGACATGGCGACGATGATCGGCGACAGCAACGCGGTCGATATCTCCAATGAAATCTGGGAGCGCACGTTGCACGTCAACGTCACCGGCTATCTCTATGGTTGCCGGCATGCGATACCGCACATCGCGGCGGCGGGCGGCGGATCGATCATCAACATGGCATCCGGGTCAGGCATGCTCGGCGATCAGGCCCGGATCGCCTATGGCACCTCCAAGGCGGCAGTCATTTCGATGACGAAATATCTCGCGACCCAGCATGGCCACCAGAAGATCCGCTGCAACGGGATCGCGCCGGGGCCGATCGTGACGCCGCATTCGCGCGCCGTCGGCGGGGCGGAGTTCGCGATCATCGCGCGCCACATGCCGATGGGCGAACTCGGCGAACCAGCCGACATCGCCGCGCTCGCGTCGTTTCTAGCAGCCAAGGAATCGCGCTACATCAACGGCCAGATCATCACGATCGACGGCGGGATGTCGGCCCATCATGCGCACGTCATGGACATGCAGGATCATGTCGCACGTCTCGCGGCGGCGGCCAGCCCCCAACCGGTCGGGGCCTGA
- a CDS encoding limonene-1,2-epoxide hydrolase family protein, which produces MGQKQEDYIREFHAAWGDGTSETKPDIEKILSMMADDAEWQLWVPGGPIIKGKEALRKEIEHQSVIATNNKCNEVNIVSNDRMVMQERSDTAIIMGKYCPHQMVAIYELDDDGRILKWREYLDMADLTKKMGVTQDFAGTEELSAAD; this is translated from the coding sequence ATGGGTCAGAAGCAAGAAGACTATATCCGCGAATTCCACGCCGCCTGGGGCGACGGCACGTCCGAAACCAAGCCGGACATCGAGAAGATTCTGTCGATGATGGCGGATGACGCCGAATGGCAGCTCTGGGTACCCGGCGGGCCGATCATCAAGGGCAAGGAAGCACTCCGCAAGGAAATCGAGCACCAGAGCGTGATCGCAACCAACAACAAGTGCAATGAGGTCAACATCGTTTCGAACGACCGGATGGTGATGCAGGAGCGCTCGGACACCGCTATCATCATGGGCAAATATTGCCCGCACCAGATGGTCGCGATCTACGAACTGGACGATGACGGGCGCATCCTCAAGTGGCGCGAATATCTCGACATGGCAGATCTCACCAAGAAGATGGGCGTGACCCAGGATTTCGCCGGAACGGAAGAACTCAGCGCTGCGGATTGA
- a CDS encoding SDR family oxidoreductase translates to MGRLQDKICIITGAGSGIGRASATMFAKEGATVIVADIRAEPAEEVAHAIEAGGGRARAMVVDVGEESQLATMIGSTISEFGQIDVLFNNALFINTEMAMRDGDFLQWDPEIFQANLRVNVIGAMLACKLAIPHMLERGKGSIISTSTGSSLGGDVTAYSYGSSKAALNWFVQSLAATYGKRGIRSNAILPGPTQTPSKLQWSTARMDELFMEVLNTPFIGEPEDIGAMAVFLASDESRYVNGMLYSVDGGQSCTVPFVSVTRAMQADA, encoded by the coding sequence ATGGGCCGCCTTCAGGACAAGATCTGCATCATTACCGGCGCGGGCAGCGGGATCGGTCGTGCGAGCGCCACCATGTTCGCCAAGGAGGGTGCGACGGTCATCGTGGCGGACATCCGCGCCGAGCCCGCCGAAGAAGTCGCGCATGCCATCGAGGCGGGCGGCGGCCGCGCGCGTGCGATGGTCGTCGATGTTGGTGAGGAAAGCCAGCTCGCCACGATGATCGGCAGCACCATTTCTGAATTCGGCCAGATCGACGTGCTGTTCAACAACGCCTTGTTCATAAATACCGAGATGGCGATGCGCGACGGCGATTTCCTGCAATGGGACCCCGAGATCTTCCAAGCCAATCTGCGGGTCAATGTGATCGGCGCGATGCTCGCCTGCAAGCTGGCGATCCCGCACATGCTGGAACGCGGCAAGGGATCGATCATCTCGACCTCCACCGGCAGTTCGCTCGGCGGCGATGTCACCGCCTACAGCTACGGCTCGTCCAAGGCGGCGCTCAACTGGTTCGTTCAGTCCCTCGCCGCCACCTATGGCAAACGCGGCATACGCAGCAACGCGATCCTTCCGGGACCGACGCAGACGCCTTCCAAGCTCCAGTGGTCCACAGCCAGGATGGACGAACTGTTTATGGAGGTGCTCAACACCCCCTTTATCGGCGAGCCCGAGGATATCGGCGCGATGGCGGTGTTCCTCGCTTCCGACGAATCCCGCTACGTCAACGGCATGCTCTATTCGGTCGATGGCGGCCAGAGCTGCACGGTGCCGTTCGTCAGTGTCACCCGCGCCATGCAGGCCGACGCCTGA
- a CDS encoding glutathione S-transferase, translated as MITIYHLERSRSDRAVWLMEELDAPYRIEHFARLPTWEAEPAYKLLHPLGSSPVIDDDGKVIAESGAVIEYLATTQGDGALVVRPGSADYADYLYWFHFSEATLMTELTREIMSERVGVAFDNPGRVYCRNRIAQLMAFIDARLGEVPFFAGVRFTAADIMMTFPFTTARQFVPLDVDPYPNIARYLEAIAARPAYQRCRAIAP; from the coding sequence ATGATCACGATCTACCATCTCGAGCGTTCGCGATCGGACCGCGCGGTGTGGCTGATGGAGGAACTCGACGCCCCCTACCGGATCGAGCATTTCGCCCGCCTGCCGACCTGGGAAGCGGAACCGGCCTATAAGCTACTTCATCCGCTGGGCTCGTCGCCGGTGATCGACGACGACGGCAAGGTGATCGCCGAGAGCGGCGCGGTCATCGAATATCTCGCGACCACCCAGGGTGATGGCGCGCTCGTCGTCCGCCCAGGTTCGGCGGACTATGCGGATTATCTTTATTGGTTTCACTTTTCCGAAGCGACGCTCATGACCGAGTTGACGCGCGAGATCATGTCGGAGCGGGTCGGCGTAGCGTTCGACAACCCCGGACGGGTCTATTGCCGCAATCGCATCGCCCAGCTGATGGCGTTCATCGATGCGCGGTTGGGTGAGGTGCCTTTCTTCGCGGGCGTGCGTTTCACCGCCGCAGATATCATGATGACCTTTCCGTTCACGACCGCGCGCCAGTTCGTGCCGCTCGACGTCGATCCCTATCCCAATATCGCGCGCTATCTGGAAGCGATCGCGGCGCGGCCTGCCTATCAGCGGTGTCGCGCGATCGCCCCTTAA
- a CDS encoding NADH:flavin oxidoreductase, with protein MNMVPELHPLFEPITLGNVTFKNRLAMAPMTRSFSPENVPDAVVADYYRRRAAGGTGLIVTEGVGIDQSAAIGDGSGTSSRIPLLHGEAQLAGWRAVVDGVHAAGGKIFPQLWHQGVFRIEGTGPYPDAPSLRPSGLWGPDGGFSTVSRDYIPRVIQPTRPMTEEEIADAVHGFAKSATNAKAAGFDGIAIHGASGYLIDSFFWPQTNQRVDRYGGDMAKRALFGVEVVKAIREAIGPDMPILFRFGQWKQQDFNAKIAETPDELGILLRALAEAGADAFDASTLYFSAPAFEGSPLSLAAWAKSLSGKLSMAVGGVGLSENLFASFETGGAAVENNFFDAAERMGRGEFDMLALGRALIADPDWPNKVRRGEPTLAYSRDMLGALA; from the coding sequence ATGAATATGGTTCCCGAACTTCACCCTTTGTTTGAGCCGATCACGCTCGGCAATGTGACCTTCAAGAACCGTCTGGCGATGGCGCCAATGACGCGCAGCTTCTCACCAGAAAATGTGCCCGATGCGGTGGTGGCTGATTATTATCGCAGGCGTGCCGCAGGCGGCACGGGGCTGATCGTGACGGAGGGGGTCGGCATTGATCAATCCGCCGCGATCGGCGACGGTAGCGGGACATCATCGCGCATTCCGTTGCTCCACGGCGAAGCACAATTGGCCGGGTGGCGCGCGGTGGTGGACGGCGTACATGCGGCGGGTGGAAAAATTTTCCCGCAGTTGTGGCATCAGGGCGTGTTTCGTATCGAGGGCACCGGTCCCTATCCCGATGCCCCTTCGCTGCGCCCTTCCGGCCTGTGGGGGCCGGATGGCGGCTTCTCGACCGTATCGCGCGACTATATCCCGCGGGTGATCCAACCCACCCGGCCGATGACCGAGGAGGAGATTGCGGATGCCGTTCACGGTTTCGCGAAGAGCGCGACCAACGCCAAGGCGGCAGGCTTTGACGGGATCGCGATCCACGGTGCGAGTGGCTATCTGATCGACAGCTTCTTCTGGCCACAGACTAACCAGCGTGTCGATCGTTATGGTGGCGACATGGCGAAGCGCGCGCTGTTCGGCGTCGAGGTGGTGAAGGCGATTCGCGAGGCGATTGGGCCGGACATGCCGATACTGTTCCGCTTCGGCCAGTGGAAGCAGCAAGATTTCAATGCCAAAATAGCGGAGACGCCGGACGAACTGGGCATATTGCTGCGCGCGCTGGCTGAGGCCGGCGCCGATGCGTTCGATGCCAGCACACTCTATTTCAGCGCGCCCGCGTTCGAGGGATCGCCGCTCTCGCTGGCAGCCTGGGCGAAATCGCTGAGTGGCAAACTGTCGATGGCGGTGGGGGGCGTCGGCCTGTCCGAAAATTTATTTGCTTCGTTTGAGACGGGTGGGGCGGCGGTCGAGAATAATTTCTTCGACGCGGCCGAGCGTATGGGGCGCGGCGAATTCGACATGCTCGCGCTAGGCCGTGCGCTGATCGCCGATCCAGACTGGCCCAACAAAGTGCGCCGCGGCGAACCGACGCTCGCGTATTCGCGGGACATGCTCGGCGCGCTTGCCTGA